ATCCTGCAGGTGCTCAACGGCTGGCTGGCGGCCGAAGGCGCGCCGCCCGTGCGGCCGCTGGAGGGCGCGCAGCTGGACCTGGCCGTGGCACGCGGCGCCGCCTACTTCGGCCACGTCGCGCGCTCGGGCGCCGGCGTGCGCATCCGCGGCGGCACGGCGCAAAGCTACTACGTGGGCGTGGAGGGCAACATGCCGGCCATCCCCGGCATGGAGCCGCCCCTCAGCGCCCTGTGCCTGGCCCCCTTCGGCATGGAGGAGGGCACCGAGGCGGCCCTGCAGGACCAGCAGTTCGGCCTGGTGGTGGGCGAGCCGGTGCGGCTGCGCTTTTTCGGCTCGTCCGTGCGCCGCAGCGACGCCGTGGGCACGCTGCTGGACTTCTGGGGCGAAGGCGAGCTGGTGGAGCTGCAGGAGATCGAGCTGCACCTGCCCCCCGAGGGCCGCGCCGCAGGCGACGTGGTGCCCGTGACCCTGCAGGCGCGCGTGACCGACATCGGCACGCTGCAGCTGGCCTGCGTGCCGCCCGGCGGCCAAGAGCGCTGGAAGGTGGAGTTCGACGTGCGCGCCGCCAGCGGCCCGCCGGGCTGAGGCGCCGCTTCCCCCCTGCCCCAACCCCACTGCCCCGATTTTTCCCGCCCCGCCGGCCTGCTGCCGCGCGGGGCCTTGTCCCACCGGCGCTCCCGCCACACGCGGGCGGCGTCGCTTTTCTCTCCGTACTGAACCACCGTTCAAGACCCCTGCCATGCCCAAGCCTTCCTTTCGCTGGCTCGCCGCCGCCCTGCTCGCCGCGCTGGCCCTGCCCGCCGCGGCGGCCGATGCCACGGTCAACAAAATCCAGTCCACCGGCACGCTCACCCTGGGCTACCGCACCGACGCCGCGCCGCTGTCGTACCTGGACGCCAGCGGCAAGCCCATCGGCTACGCCGTGGAGCTGTGCCAGCAACTGGCCACGCAGCTGCAAAGCCAGCTGAAGCTGCCCGCGCTGCAGGTGCGCTGGGTGCCGGTGTCGATCGCCGAACGCTTCGACCGCATTGCCGAGGGTGCCATCCAGATGGAGTGCGCCGACTCCACCAACTCCAAGTCCCGCCGCGACAAGGTGGCCTTCGGCCTGACGTACTACTACGCCGGCGCCCGCATGCTGGTGCGCGCGGGCGAGGCGCGCGATGCGCTGTCGCAGATGGGCGAGGCGCGCATCGCCATCATCGGCAACACCACCGGCCAGCTGAT
The DNA window shown above is from Pulveribacter suum and carries:
- a CDS encoding amino acid ABC transporter substrate-binding protein; protein product: MPKPSFRWLAAALLAALALPAAAADATVNKIQSTGTLTLGYRTDAAPLSYLDASGKPIGYAVELCQQLATQLQSQLKLPALQVRWVPVSIAERFDRIAEGAIQMECADSTNSKSRRDKVAFGLTYYYAGARMLVRAGEARDALSQMGEARIAIIGNTTGQLIASRNPGARLVTVGSTEEGAKAVAEGRADAFVSDDISLIDQSRVLKGAVKVVGPRMSVEPLAPLLPKNAPDFQQLVDASMKELYRSGAARQVYRKWFEQALPVRNYSLDLPPDRLLSDTFRRPDGFVTDWTVL